A region from the Arthrobacter gengyunqii genome encodes:
- a CDS encoding DUF4193 domain-containing protein, translated as MATDYDAPRVKEEDRPSDSLEGLKAQQRGGAMTAVRDVADETDAIDGFELPGADLSGEELLIKVVPAQADEFTCMSCFLVRHRSQIAKEKNGDKYCVDCEG; from the coding sequence ATGGCTACTGATTACGATGCTCCGCGCGTCAAGGAAGAAGACCGCCCCAGCGATTCCCTTGAGGGGCTGAAAGCCCAGCAGCGCGGCGGCGCAATGACGGCCGTTCGGGACGTCGCTGACGAAACGGATGCCATCGACGGCTTCGAACTTCCCGGTGCGGATCTGTCCGGCGAAGAGCTGCTCATTAAGGTTGTCCCGGCACAGGCTGACGAGTTCACCTGCATGTCCTGCTTCCTGGTGCGGCACCGCTCACAGATCGCCAAGGAAAAGAACGGCGACAAGTACTGCGTGGACTGCGAAGGCTGA
- a CDS encoding SOUL family heme-binding protein — MTEQQPYQVLAVLPGFELRNYPAHLVAQVTVHSSLEAAGNTAFRYLFGYISGKNMPSGANPSHNPADVPLPVKIPMTAPVVLQPQPLEGTYTVAFVLPETLTPNAAPDPDDPAVTIVTMPASRGAAASFSGRWTSRNYLDHAEALGEAVESAGLTPVGMPRFALFDPPYKPWFLRRNEVVQAVE, encoded by the coding sequence ATGACAGAACAGCAGCCGTACCAGGTGCTTGCCGTTCTTCCCGGCTTCGAGCTGCGGAATTACCCGGCCCATCTGGTGGCGCAGGTGACAGTCCATTCGTCTTTGGAGGCGGCGGGCAACACTGCGTTCCGCTATTTGTTCGGCTACATCAGCGGCAAGAACATGCCCAGCGGTGCCAATCCGTCCCATAACCCCGCGGATGTTCCGCTGCCGGTCAAAATTCCCATGACGGCGCCGGTGGTACTTCAGCCGCAACCCCTCGAGGGAACCTATACCGTGGCCTTTGTGCTTCCGGAAACGCTGACCCCCAACGCGGCACCGGACCCGGACGATCCCGCCGTCACGATCGTGACGATGCCGGCAAGCCGGGGCGCGGCAGCCTCTTTCTCGGGCAGGTGGACGTCACGCAACTATCTGGACCACGCTGAGGCACTGGGGGAGGCGGTGGAGTCCGCCGGCCTGACCCCGGTGGGCATGCCGCGGTTCGCCCTGTTTGACCCGCCCTACAAGCCATGGTTCCTGCGCCGCAATGAAGTGGTTCAAGCCGTGGAATAG